A genomic stretch from Candidatus Bathyarchaeia archaeon includes:
- a CDS encoding transketolase produces the protein MIDENIIECLENVANILRLHSIRPTTKAKSGHPTSCLSSAEIVATLFFNVMNVDPKHIDYLDNDEFILSKGHAAPVLYAALAEIGVFPREKLMTLRQFDSELEGHPVPRVKGIRVATGSLGQGLSIGLGMAYAKRLLGINRRVYVLLGDGEVAEGSVWEAINLAGKLKVSNLIAILDMNRLGQSEPTMFQWDGEAYARRVEAFGWNTTICNGHDVKDLLRAFEEARKSDKPFFIIAKTTKGKGISFLENIEGRHGTALSEEELKRAESEILPKIKEIKFQPSNFIEAKISIEPRKKYSIKTDYKIGDMIATREAFGRALVKLGEQNERMVVLDGDVKNSTFTIYFFNKFPERSLQCYIAEQNMVGVAVGLQSQGFDVFLSSFACFLSRAYDQIRMASYSRANLKIAGSHAGVSIGEDGPSQMGLEDLALFRAVFGSIVLYPCDAVSAEKLTCAMANYEGISYIRTTRPKTPVIYSNDEEFHVGGSKALRCSANDEVTVVAAGVTVHEALKAYEKLKADGINIRVIDCYSVKPLDAETLIKASKETKHIITVEDHYPEGGLGEAVASLGLKPHILAVRKMPHSGKPEELLAEQGIDAGGIVRKVKELIL, from the coding sequence ATGATTGATGAAAATATTATAGAATGTCTTGAAAATGTTGCAAATATCCTAAGGTTGCACAGTATTAGACCTACGACTAAAGCTAAGTCTGGTCATCCAACTAGTTGTCTCTCAAGCGCTGAAATTGTAGCAACTTTATTCTTTAACGTGATGAATGTGGATCCGAAACATATTGATTATTTAGATAATGACGAGTTTATTTTATCTAAGGGTCATGCTGCTCCAGTTTTATATGCAGCTCTAGCTGAGATCGGTGTTTTCCCCAGAGAAAAACTTATGACTTTAAGGCAGTTTGACTCAGAGCTTGAAGGGCATCCTGTTCCCAGAGTTAAGGGTATAAGAGTTGCAACTGGCTCGCTTGGTCAAGGCTTATCTATAGGTTTAGGCATGGCTTACGCTAAGAGACTTTTAGGCATAAATAGGCGGGTTTACGTTCTACTCGGCGATGGAGAAGTTGCTGAGGGCTCAGTTTGGGAAGCAATAAATTTGGCAGGCAAGCTTAAGGTGTCAAATCTCATAGCTATATTGGACATGAATAGATTAGGTCAGAGTGAACCAACAATGTTTCAGTGGGATGGAGAGGCATATGCCAGAAGGGTCGAGGCATTCGGCTGGAACACCACTATATGTAATGGGCATGATGTTAAGGATTTATTGAGAGCTTTTGAGGAGGCCAGAAAATCCGATAAACCGTTCTTTATAATTGCTAAGACCACTAAGGGCAAGGGCATTAGTTTTCTTGAGAACATTGAGGGTAGGCATGGAACAGCCCTAAGCGAGGAGGAGCTTAAGCGGGCTGAGAGCGAAATACTGCCAAAAATAAAAGAGATTAAGTTTCAACCGAGCAATTTTATAGAAGCCAAAATCTCAATAGAGCCGAGAAAGAAGTACTCTATTAAGACAGATTATAAGATTGGCGATATGATTGCAACTAGGGAGGCATTTGGAAGAGCCCTTGTTAAGCTAGGTGAGCAAAATGAGAGAATGGTCGTTTTAGATGGTGATGTAAAGAACTCAACATTCACCATATATTTCTTCAATAAGTTCCCAGAGAGGAGCCTACAGTGTTACATCGCTGAACAAAATATGGTTGGAGTAGCCGTTGGGCTTCAATCACAAGGCTTTGACGTATTCTTATCATCGTTTGCATGCTTTCTATCAAGGGCATACGACCAGATAAGAATGGCTTCTTACTCTAGGGCTAACCTGAAGATAGCTGGTTCACATGCAGGGGTATCAATAGGAGAGGATGGGCCATCCCAAATGGGGTTGGAGGATCTAGCACTGTTTCGCGCGGTCTTCGGAAGCATTGTCCTTTATCCCTGTGATGCTGTAAGCGCTGAGAAACTCACCTGCGCAATGGCAAATTATGAGGGCATATCCTACATTAGAACAACAAGACCTAAAACTCCAGTTATATACAGTAATGATGAAGAATTTCATGTTGGTGGCTCAAAGGCTCTCAGATGCAGCGCAAATGATGAAGTAACGGTTGTAGCGGCTGGAGTAACCGTTCATGAAGCTCTAAAAGCCTACGAGAAGCTAAAAGCTGATGGGATAAATATTAGAGTTATAGACTGTTACTCGGTAAAACCTTTGGACGCAGAAACCTTAATCAAGGCCTCTAAGGAGACAAAGCACATAATAACTGTTGAGGATCATTATCCAGAGGGCGGGCTCGGTGAGGCGGTAGCATCATTGGGACTAAAACCACATATATTAGCTGTTAGGAAGATGCCTCACTCCGGAAAACCAGAAGAACTTTTGGCGGAACAGGGGATAGACGCGGGCGGCATAGTGAGGAAGGTGAAAGAACTCATACTGTAG
- a CDS encoding FAD-dependent oxidoreductase: MEEIYDVIIIGCGPAGLTAAIYTSRMSLKTLILERGVPGGRASEAYLIENFPGFPDGISGTDLIERMLKQAERFGAEIKFPEEVLDMDLSATVKTVKTRYGEYRGYSIIIATGTQRKKMIVPGETEFLGRGVSYCAVCDAPFFRDKVVATIGFNNEALEDALYISGFAKKVILISHGEKDEIEEDLLRKVYEKQNIEFMDARVMSVNGEVYVKSITVMDQNGIKEIPVDGVFIVLGSVPVTNIVRKAGIAVDERGCIKVDRAQSTNIEGVFAAGDCTCGGMQVATAVGEGAMAALQAYRYVKRIKK; the protein is encoded by the coding sequence ATGGAAGAAATTTATGACGTGATAATTATTGGCTGCGGACCAGCTGGACTAACGGCTGCCATATATACTTCGCGGATGAGCTTAAAAACGCTGATCTTAGAAAGAGGTGTGCCAGGAGGAAGAGCTTCTGAAGCATATCTAATAGAGAATTTTCCGGGTTTCCCCGATGGAATTTCGGGTACCGATCTTATTGAAAGAATGCTTAAGCAAGCCGAGCGCTTCGGAGCGGAGATAAAATTTCCGGAGGAGGTTCTTGACATGGATCTTTCAGCTACCGTTAAAACTGTTAAAACTAGGTACGGTGAATATCGGGGTTACAGTATTATAATTGCAACTGGGACTCAGAGAAAAAAGATGATTGTTCCGGGAGAGACGGAGTTTCTTGGTCGCGGCGTATCATATTGTGCAGTTTGTGATGCGCCATTCTTTAGAGATAAAGTTGTGGCGACAATCGGCTTCAATAATGAGGCTCTAGAAGATGCGCTCTACATATCTGGATTCGCGAAAAAAGTCATTTTAATATCTCACGGCGAAAAAGATGAGATTGAGGAAGATTTACTCCGGAAGGTGTATGAAAAGCAAAACATAGAGTTTATGGATGCAAGAGTTATGTCAGTGAATGGTGAAGTATACGTTAAATCTATTACTGTAATGGATCAGAATGGCATTAAGGAAATCCCGGTTGACGGTGTCTTCATAGTTTTGGGTAGCGTTCCTGTTACGAACATTGTTAGGAAAGCTGGAATTGCAGTTGATGAGAGGGGATGTATAAAGGTTGATAGAGCACAATCAACTAACATTGAAGGAGTTTTCGCAGCTGGCGACTGCACATGTGGTGGGATGCAAGTGGCAACAGCTGTCGGTGAGGGAGCTATGGCAGCTTTACAAGCATATAGATACGTTAAGAGAATTAAAAAGTAA
- a CDS encoding YciC family protein, with the protein MDAGDSFHRISILEILDRSFSFYIDRIENFFPIFLLLNVANIFLVYTARFVMPKFNPPYGSLNDLLIWLINYGSFTAAILSILFLATWIITNIGNSMVIGYALDVFEGRRASIRESITLISHLLWKVLAISLITGILIALGFLLLILPGIIMMVIFSLSIPALIYEQTSVFSSLRRSKELTNNRWWRVFLLLLAIFIIFAVIYLLIEVLTIPFNQINQHFLIKEIIRVIIISLIEPIYPVNMAYLYYYLREQKIYPPREVKFCYICGQILPYDAIYCPNCGRRIS; encoded by the coding sequence GTGGATGCCGGAGATTCATTTCATAGGATTTCAATATTAGAGATACTGGATAGATCGTTTTCTTTTTATATTGATAGGATAGAGAATTTTTTCCCAATTTTTCTGCTCTTAAACGTAGCCAATATATTTCTTGTGTATACCGCAAGATTTGTTATGCCCAAATTTAATCCACCATATGGTTCCTTAAATGATCTTCTTATTTGGCTAATTAACTACGGGTCTTTTACCGCAGCTATTCTATCCATACTCTTCCTAGCAACATGGATTATAACAAATATAGGTAATAGCATGGTTATTGGGTATGCACTAGACGTCTTTGAGGGTAGAAGAGCGAGTATAAGAGAAAGCATCACCCTAATATCGCATCTTCTTTGGAAAGTTCTAGCTATAAGTTTAATAACTGGGATATTAATAGCGTTAGGATTTCTTCTCCTGATTCTTCCAGGGATAATTATGATGGTTATTTTTAGTTTATCTATTCCAGCACTAATATACGAACAAACAAGCGTTTTCAGTAGTTTGCGAAGAAGCAAAGAGCTGACTAATAATAGATGGTGGAGGGTATTCCTATTATTACTGGCAATATTCATAATATTCGCAGTGATCTATTTACTTATAGAAGTCCTCACAATCCCGTTTAACCAAATTAATCAGCATTTCCTTATAAAAGAAATTATTAGAGTCATAATTATTTCGTTAATTGAACCCATCTATCCTGTAAACATGGCTTATCTCTATTATTATCTCAGGGAACAAAAAATTTATCCACCGAGGGAAGTGAAGTTCTGCTATATTTGTGGACAGATTCTGCCCTATGATGCGATATACTGTCCGAACTGCGGAAGAAGAATAAGCTAA